In Citrus sinensis cultivar Valencia sweet orange chromosome 4, DVS_A1.0, whole genome shotgun sequence, one DNA window encodes the following:
- the LOC102622891 gene encoding uncharacterized protein LOC102622891 isoform X2, which yields MGFLAATAAASVYPSAYMELRWVRGRGKGKCELNFKPSMIPIYISTNPSDINPQELSRLFISCNHSCNRFPILDSRDRTIEEAVDIDKLCLALSHSFVVVSVFSSLALSDDESSKRLMVPLLGNLAQRVVPVTPSNGQLVGFGRAVSDVGLTASIHDIMVIPSLRQMGIGRMIVQRILRMLTSREIYDIAALCSEEERLLHVWITQCNYMERQITADHDLYGLSSGSSLKHVDLEMTF from the exons ATGGGATTTCTTGCCGCTACTGCTGCTGCAAGTGTTTATCCGTCCGCATACATGGAATTGAGATGGGTAAGAGGAAGAGGAAAAGGCAAATGCGAGCTCAATTTTAAGCCTTCAATGATACCCATTTACATATCAACAAACCCATCTGATATTAATCCTCAAGAACTGAGTCGACTCTTCATAAGCTGCAATCATTCTTGCAACAGGTTTCCCATTTTGGACTCAAGAGACAGGACAATTGAAGAAGCTGTTGACATTGATAAGCTATGCCTTGCTTTGTCTCACAGTTTTGTCGTTGTCTCTGTCTTTTCCAGCTTGGCCTTATCCGATGATGAATCTTCAAAGCGGTTGATGGTACCTTTGTTGGGAAATTTGGCGCAGAGAGTGGTGCCGGTCACTCCATCCAATGGCCAGCTTGTGGGTTTTGGGCGGGCTGTTTCCGATGTGGGATTAACTGCTTCTATTCATGATATCATG GTTATCCCTTCATTACGGCAAATGGGAATTGGCCGGATGATAGTTCAAAGAATCTTAAG AATGCTCACAAGTAGAGAGATTTATGACATAGCAGCCCTTTGCTCAGAGGAGGAGAG ATTGCTTCATGTCTGGATTACTCAATGCAATTACATGGAAAGACAAATAACTGCTGATCATGATCTATATGGTCTTTCGTCAGGCTCTTCTTTGAAGCATGTGGATTTGGAAATGACATTTTAG
- the LOC102622891 gene encoding uncharacterized N-acetyltransferase ycf52 isoform X1 — MGFLAATAAASVYPSAYMELRWVRGRGKGKCELNFKPSMIPIYISTNPSDINPQELSRLFISCNHSCNRFPILDSRDRTIEEAVDIDKLCLALSHSFVVVSVFSSLALSDDESSKRLMVPLLGNLAQRVVPVTPSNGQLVGFGRAVSDVGLTASIHDIMVIPSLRQMGIGRMIVQRILRMLTSREIYDIAALCSEEERLFFEACGFGNDILGSTTMMYAKTASTGFGGSQMVKRAGRKLLLVPPLRGPLHL; from the exons ATGGGATTTCTTGCCGCTACTGCTGCTGCAAGTGTTTATCCGTCCGCATACATGGAATTGAGATGGGTAAGAGGAAGAGGAAAAGGCAAATGCGAGCTCAATTTTAAGCCTTCAATGATACCCATTTACATATCAACAAACCCATCTGATATTAATCCTCAAGAACTGAGTCGACTCTTCATAAGCTGCAATCATTCTTGCAACAGGTTTCCCATTTTGGACTCAAGAGACAGGACAATTGAAGAAGCTGTTGACATTGATAAGCTATGCCTTGCTTTGTCTCACAGTTTTGTCGTTGTCTCTGTCTTTTCCAGCTTGGCCTTATCCGATGATGAATCTTCAAAGCGGTTGATGGTACCTTTGTTGGGAAATTTGGCGCAGAGAGTGGTGCCGGTCACTCCATCCAATGGCCAGCTTGTGGGTTTTGGGCGGGCTGTTTCCGATGTGGGATTAACTGCTTCTATTCATGATATCATG GTTATCCCTTCATTACGGCAAATGGGAATTGGCCGGATGATAGTTCAAAGAATCTTAAG AATGCTCACAAGTAGAGAGATTTATGACATAGCAGCCCTTTGCTCAGAGGAGGAGAG GCTCTTCTTTGAAGCATGTGGATTTGGAAATGACATTTTAGGATCCACTACCATGATGTATGCAAAAACGGCATCAACTGGTTTTGGAGGCAGTCAAATGGTTAAACGTGCGGGTAGAAAGCTTTTGTTAGTTCCCCCATTAAGAGGACCTCTTCATCTTTGA
- the LOC102622891 gene encoding uncharacterized N-acetyltransferase ycf52 isoform X5, translating into MGFLAATAAASVYPSAYMELRWVRGRGKGKCELNFKPSMIPIYISTNPSDINPQELSRLFISCNHSCNRFPILDSRDRTIEEAVDIDKLCLALSHSFVVVSVFSSLALSDDESSKRLMVPLLGNLAQRVVPVTPSNGQLVGFGRAVSDVGLTASIHDIMVIPSLRQMGIGRMIVQRILRMLTSREIYDIAALCSEEERL; encoded by the exons ATGGGATTTCTTGCCGCTACTGCTGCTGCAAGTGTTTATCCGTCCGCATACATGGAATTGAGATGGGTAAGAGGAAGAGGAAAAGGCAAATGCGAGCTCAATTTTAAGCCTTCAATGATACCCATTTACATATCAACAAACCCATCTGATATTAATCCTCAAGAACTGAGTCGACTCTTCATAAGCTGCAATCATTCTTGCAACAGGTTTCCCATTTTGGACTCAAGAGACAGGACAATTGAAGAAGCTGTTGACATTGATAAGCTATGCCTTGCTTTGTCTCACAGTTTTGTCGTTGTCTCTGTCTTTTCCAGCTTGGCCTTATCCGATGATGAATCTTCAAAGCGGTTGATGGTACCTTTGTTGGGAAATTTGGCGCAGAGAGTGGTGCCGGTCACTCCATCCAATGGCCAGCTTGTGGGTTTTGGGCGGGCTGTTTCCGATGTGGGATTAACTGCTTCTATTCATGATATCATG GTTATCCCTTCATTACGGCAAATGGGAATTGGCCGGATGATAGTTCAAAGAATCTTAAG AATGCTCACAAGTAGAGAGATTTATGACATAGCAGCCCTTTGCTCAGAGGAGGAGAG GCTGTAG
- the LOC102622891 gene encoding uncharacterized protein LOC102622891 isoform X3 translates to MGFLAATAAASVYPSAYMELRWVRGRGKGKCELNFKPSMIPIYISTNPSDINPQELSRLFISCNHSCNRFPILDSRDRTIEEAVDIDKLCLALSHSFVVVSVFSSLALSDDESSKRLMVPLLGNLAQRVVPVTPSNGQLVGFGRAVSDVGLTASIHDIMVIPSLRQMGIGRMIVQRILRLFFEACGFGNDILGSTTMMYAKTASTGFGGSQMVKRAGRKLLLVPPLRGPLHL, encoded by the exons ATGGGATTTCTTGCCGCTACTGCTGCTGCAAGTGTTTATCCGTCCGCATACATGGAATTGAGATGGGTAAGAGGAAGAGGAAAAGGCAAATGCGAGCTCAATTTTAAGCCTTCAATGATACCCATTTACATATCAACAAACCCATCTGATATTAATCCTCAAGAACTGAGTCGACTCTTCATAAGCTGCAATCATTCTTGCAACAGGTTTCCCATTTTGGACTCAAGAGACAGGACAATTGAAGAAGCTGTTGACATTGATAAGCTATGCCTTGCTTTGTCTCACAGTTTTGTCGTTGTCTCTGTCTTTTCCAGCTTGGCCTTATCCGATGATGAATCTTCAAAGCGGTTGATGGTACCTTTGTTGGGAAATTTGGCGCAGAGAGTGGTGCCGGTCACTCCATCCAATGGCCAGCTTGTGGGTTTTGGGCGGGCTGTTTCCGATGTGGGATTAACTGCTTCTATTCATGATATCATG GTTATCCCTTCATTACGGCAAATGGGAATTGGCCGGATGATAGTTCAAAGAATCTTAAG GCTCTTCTTTGAAGCATGTGGATTTGGAAATGACATTTTAGGATCCACTACCATGATGTATGCAAAAACGGCATCAACTGGTTTTGGAGGCAGTCAAATGGTTAAACGTGCGGGTAGAAAGCTTTTGTTAGTTCCCCCATTAAGAGGACCTCTTCATCTTTGA